GGCCTGGCCTATGCCGTTGCCAAGGAAGATCTCATCTTCAGCGGACAGTTTATGATCAACAAACTCCTGCTGCGTCTTGATGGGAAAACCGTCTATATTCCCTATATGCGCAGCGGGACCATGGCTAGAAAGGGCGACAAGCTCTTTGAGGTGCGGGGCTGTATCCGCAAGATCCTCACCGTGGAACGTACCCTGCTCAATTTTATTCAGCACTTCTCGGGCATTGCCACGCTGACCCGTAAGTTTGTGGACATCGCTGAGCCCTATGGCGTGAAAATCTGCGATACCCGTAAGACCATGCCCGGCTATCGAGTTTTCGAAAAAAAAGCAGTGCGCGATGGCGGCGGCGCCAACCACCGCATGGGTCTCTTTGACGGCGTGATGATCAAGGATAACCATATCGATTTCTGTGGCAGCATTACCGCCGCCGTTGAAAAGGTGCGTGCAGTCATTCCCCACACGATTCGCGTGGAAGTGGAAGCCCGCACCATGGATGAGGTGAAGGAAGCCCTGGATGCCGGCGCCGATATCATCCTGCTGGACAACATGACCCTGGACGAGTATGGCCGTGCCATTGAGTATATTGACAAACAGGTACTGACCGAGATCTCCGGTGGTGTCAACCTCACCAACCTGGAGAGTTACTGCAAACTCAAACCCGATATCATCTCAACCGGATATATCACCCATTCATCGCGCTCCATGGACATCTCCCTGAAGGTGATGAAGTAAAAACCCTTGACCGGCGACGGGATTTCCTTTATAAACTCCCACTGTTGCCCACTACAGGACACTAGCTCAATTGGTAGAGCACCGGTCTCCAAAACCGGGGGCTGGGGGTTCGAGTCCCTCGTGTCCTGCCATTCGTTTCTCATCACCCCTGGCTTCCGGGTCAGGGGTGTTTCTGTATTTTCCCTTCAGCGCTTCACATTTCTTCACACTGGCGAAAAACGTGCGCAAACTTTGTATGGCAGAGTACTCCGTATTCCCGGGCATTGTCCCGTTGAAAGGAGTATTGCCATGAAATGGTACACGTTATTATTGGTGTTTCTTGCCTTTGTGTTTCTTGTTCTTTTTGTGAATGCCTGTACTCACTACCATAAGGGTGGTCACGCAGCCATGCTTTCCGGTCAGAATCAGGAGAAACTGGTGCGACATCTCGACAAGCGTATGGAGAGAATGCTGCGGATGATAGACGCCAGCGAGGAACAGCAGGTGGCGATTCGCGCCATCGCGCATGCGATTATTGAAGACGGGATCGAAGTGCGTCAACAAGGTTCCGCAGATCGCGTTATGCGTATCTTCACCGATTCCCCGGATCAGGAGCTGCTCCACGCTCAACTGAGCGAGCGCTCACGTGACCTGGCGGAATTTGGTCATCGGACCCTGGATCGCGTTCTGGAAATCAATGCGTTG
This portion of the Desulfurispirillum indicum S5 genome encodes:
- the nadC gene encoding carboxylating nicotinate-nucleotide diphosphorylase translates to MNHFVDTLLDLALTEDIGTGDLTSEAIFPTDTEGLAYAVAKEDLIFSGQFMINKLLLRLDGKTVYIPYMRSGTMARKGDKLFEVRGCIRKILTVERTLLNFIQHFSGIATLTRKFVDIAEPYGVKICDTRKTMPGYRVFEKKAVRDGGGANHRMGLFDGVMIKDNHIDFCGSITAAVEKVRAVIPHTIRVEVEARTMDEVKEALDAGADIILLDNMTLDEYGRAIEYIDKQVLTEISGGVNLTNLESYCKLKPDIISTGYITHSSRSMDISLKVMK